One Danio rerio strain Tuebingen ecotype United States chromosome 13, GRCz12tu, whole genome shotgun sequence DNA window includes the following coding sequences:
- the dhrs7 gene encoding dehydrogenase/reductase SDR family member 7 (The RefSeq protein has 2 substitutions compared to this genomic sequence) yields MDICWLCVGLAGTAVYLLVQFIRFIFADADLTLLWAARFGKTPESTFRGKVVWITGASSGIGEELSLQLAAIGARLVLSARRENELERVKRLCLERSSLKAEDILVLPLDLMDRASHPEKTTAALEHFGEIDVLINNGGRSQRALCVDADVDVYQALMELNYLGTVSITKQVLPHMIQRGTGIIATVSSVAGFVGVPLATGYAASKHALQGFFNSLRTELSDCPNILISNICPGPVISSIVQNAFTEELGKPVATAGDQTHKMSTERCVHLTLVGLANRVKEMWIAEQPFLLFCYVWQYTPTLAWYLTNVLGKKRVQNFKAGVDADAAYFSKPKAKTS; encoded by the exons ATGGATATATGCTGGCTGTGTGTTGGTCTTGCTGGGACCGCAGTTTATTTACTAGTGCAGTTCATACGCTTCATTTTCGCCGACGCTGATCTGACTTTGTTATGGGCGGCCAGGTTCGGCAAAACACCAG AGTCAACGTTTAGAGGTAAAGTGGTGTGGATTACCGGAGCCTCCAGTGGCATCGGGGAAGAGTTGTCTCTCCAGCTGGCTGCGATCGGCGCTCGCCTGGTTTTGTCTGCCCGCAGGGAGAATGAGCTGGAGAGGGTGAAGCGCCTTTGTTTAG AGCGCTCCTCTCTAAAGGCTGAGGATATTCTTGTTTTGCCACTGGATTTAATGGACCGCGCATCACATCCAGAAAAAACCACAGCAGCTCTGGAGCACTTTGGTGAA ATCGATGTGTTGATAAACAATGGTGGCCGGAGCCAGCGTGCTCTGTGCGTTGATGCGGATGTCGATGTGTACCAGGCTCTTATGGAGCTCAACTATCTTGGCACCGTGTCCATTACCAAGCAGGTGTTGCCCCACATGATCCGGCGTGGCACTGGTATCATAGCAACTGTCAGCAGTGTTGCTGGCTTTGTAGGGGCACCCTTGGCAACAGGGTATGCGGCGAGCAAGCATGCACTGCAG GGCTTCTTTAATTCTCTGAGAACTGAACTTTCTGATTGTCCAAACATCCTGATCAGTAACATCTGTCCCGGACCTGTAATATCAAGCATCGTTCAAAACGCCTTCACTGAGGAGCTGGGCAAG CCAGTGGCCACAGCTGGTGATCAGACGCATAAGATGTCTACAGAGCGCTGCGTTCACCTCACTCTAGTGGGTCTGGCCAACCGTGTGAAGGAGATGTGGATCGCTGAGCAGCCCTTTTTGCTCTTCTGCTATGTGTGGCAGTACACTCCAACACTGGCCTGGTACCTGACTAATGTTCTGGGCAAAAAACGTGTGCAGAACTTCAAAGCTGGAGTG GATGCAGACGCAGCATACTTCAGCAAGCCAAAGGCCAAGACATCTTGA
- the dhrs7 gene encoding dehydrogenase/reductase SDR family member 7 isoform X1, with protein sequence MDICWLCVGLAGTAVYLLVQFIRFIFADADLTLLWAARFGKTPESTFRGKVVWITGASSGIGEELSLQLAAIGARLVLSARRENELERVKRLCLERSSLKAEDILVLPLDLMDRASHPEKTTAALEHFGEIDVLINNGGRSQRALCVDADVDVYQALMELNYLGTVSITKQVLPHMIRRGTGIIATVSSVAGFVGAPLATGYAASKHALQGFFNSLRTELSDCPNILISNICPGPVISSIVQNAFTEELGKPVATAGDQTHKMSTERCVHLTLVGLANRELSLRPMA encoded by the exons ATGGATATATGCTGGCTGTGTGTTGGTCTTGCTGGGACCGCAGTTTATTTACTAGTGCAGTTCATACGCTTCATTTTCGCCGACGCTGATCTGACTTTGTTATGGGCGGCCAGGTTCGGCAAAACACCAG AGTCAACGTTTAGAGGTAAAGTGGTGTGGATTACCGGAGCCTCCAGTGGCATCGGGGAAGAGTTGTCTCTCCAGCTGGCTGCGATCGGCGCTCGCCTGGTTTTGTCTGCCCGCAGGGAGAATGAGCTGGAGAGGGTGAAGCGCCTTTGTTTAG AGCGCTCCTCTCTAAAGGCTGAGGATATTCTTGTTTTGCCACTGGATTTAATGGACCGCGCATCACATCCAGAAAAAACCACAGCAGCTCTGGAGCACTTTGGTGAA ATCGATGTGTTGATAAACAATGGTGGCCGGAGCCAGCGTGCTCTGTGCGTTGATGCGGATGTCGATGTGTACCAGGCTCTTATGGAGCTCAACTATCTTGGCACCGTGTCCATTACCAAGCAGGTGTTGCCCCACATGATCCGGCGTGGCACTGGTATCATAGCAACTGTCAGCAGTGTTGCTGGCTTTGTAGGGGCACCCTTGGCAACAGGGTATGCGGCGAGCAAGCATGCACTGCAG GGCTTCTTTAATTCTCTGAGAACTGAACTTTCTGATTGTCCAAACATCCTGATCAGTAACATCTGTCCCGGACCTGTAATATCAAGCATCGTTCAAAACGCCTTCACTGAGGAGCTGGGCAAG CCAGTGGCCACAGCTGGTGATCAGACGCATAAGATGTCTACAGAGCGCTGCGTTCACCTCACTCTAGTGGGTCTGGCCAACCGT gaactgagtttgagacctatggccTAA
- the pcnx4 gene encoding pecanex-like protein 4 → MGPDVPLLNDYKQEFFWKRFPQTVLGGPRLKLGYCAPPYVYVHQLVLFLTPWLLGGIGTLLYQLRVLDEAFAGIVSGALMLGVGAIVQGMARCMARRTGVVQRLPAANNILADEEEVEFTHCVAPETVRFVVPGKRFMGNVVLHTCLAGALCGLSTWYLLPHRLSGLYGHTGAGLGAVVSLFALSWVTVCIGEYSLIVNTATETATFQPQDTYEITPLNRPMYILAFIAVDLALRFSDSGVVELQVASQVLHVLFVVLPVLWALGMLSPLDALLLWAMEQILVYGLGGSAMSTNIRLLVMFLSSVCVAICTYFIPTSLGVVLFTVAMGFLFSQDLTQLLVLVKGVSPTLGLGWWGLPLSLLFIIGALTEAGLLHQLNLVNSGNLTLNTNSVENWESSGVVPPNPQEVLGWLLIALFFITRLLRELQGACIIGGAMLNPLYPKRVTTAQAFRRKTRGLRVAGIIRRILLNLVSPLTMIAFLSVDESLGKIHTASLAIGFTRAFRMVWQSSEAALLQMVLVVIIKLAGGHRVAHWHDLGTTVQLILVSLVVNRVSQFVCKLSFALTVLITSWTESKQRRQSAGTLLALNAALCPLLLAVVALSALLSAPLLPLFTLPVFLVGFPRPLRSWPGTPGTACPCPDSVYYQQLCKRLASAIRPALANGAFGSCTPGSHYLGRFQGRLLWISILEKGYGYCTVNIKGLELQETSCHTVEARRVDEVFEGAFDHVERPGQCFRLLNPNWGNALIPCSLLPVRVYSDAQSVLTGIIDSPDHLRQLNSDFLKTLVWILLRYCVQEFTCGAQRTKGQTLQTSGRKSQSSQHPVPSEAGPAVIKVETQVRPESSSSSHLRGLDSSSLSSFADWSDEDDLFGPVPVRRPMRMMVRTDEAQTELGLGVSLPGSVEIHSLYESMALSSLPTLRPLGLGLGLGLPIIDKGKENIPAPTSTTVRTNSQPLLFTSPHSELFSLPADWRTANLASSKLQVLRPCFPEAWFCFCLSQLVLESLGEGDFEQVTQGLQEDRALQELYTQVVLSCCVALGADAQVFSPNLLFRLYCGDGPWTEGLEWLRANKELHQLTLRAFRYSVKLLVDQASLGPVESLDELYTTLQDYHKNWFIGLVSDRSWQDSVVQEKPFLFSLGHDLTMGTYTSRVLSLQENLVQVGALNEEGVRGQWANLSWELLYATNDDEERYSIQAHPVMLRNLTIQAADPPLGYPIYSSPPIHLRCL, encoded by the exons ATGGGGCCTGATGTGCCCCTGCTCAATGACTACAAACAGGAGTTCTTTTGGAAGCGCTTTCCTCAGACTGTCCTGGGGGGACCTAGGCTGAAACTCGGCTACTGTGCCCCGCCATATGTCTATGTGCACCAGCTGGTGTTATTCCTGACACCATGGCTATTGGGAGGCATCGGGACCCTCCTTTACCAGCTGAGGGTGCTGGACGAAGCATTTGCGGGCATTGTTTCCGGTGCGCTCATGCTGGGAGTTGGTGCCATCGTTCAGGGAATGGCACGGTGCATGGCACGTAGGACCGGAGTTGTACAAAGACTGCCTGCTGCCAATAACATCCTGGCAGACGAGGAAGAGGTGGAGTTTACTCACTGTGTGGCCCCTGAGACAGTACGATTCGTGGTACCTGGGAAGAGatttatgggtaatgtagttttgcACACGTGTCTCGCTGGAGCTCTCTGTGGGTTGTCAACATGGTACCTGCTGCCGCACAGACTGAGCGGTTTGTATGGGCACACGGGTGCAGGATTGGGTGCCGTTGTGTCTTTGTTTGCTCTGAGCTGGGTGACGGTCTGTATTGGGGAGTATTCTCTCATCGTGAACACGGCTACCGAAACGGCCACATTTCAGCCACAGGACACTTATGAGATCACGCCGCTCAACAGGCCCATGTACATACTTGCCTTCATCGCCGTGGATCTGGCTCTAAG GTTTTCAGATTCTGGTGTGGTGGAACTGCAGGTTGCATCTCAGGTTCTTCATGTGCTGTTTGTAGTTCTGCCAGTACTCTGGGCTTTGGGAATGCTCTCTCCGCTGGACGCTCTTCTACTGTGGGCCATGGAGCAGATCTTGGTGTATGGTCTGGGTGGATCGGCCATGTCCACCAacatcag GCTCTTAGTGATGTTTTTGTCATCAGTGTGTGTTGCAATCTGCACCTACTTCATTCCCACTTCACTCGGTGTGGTTCTGTTCACCGTGGCCATGGGTTTCCTCTTCAGCCAGGACCTGACCCAGCTGCTGGTGCTGGTAAAAGGGGTCTCTCCGACCCTGGGACTGGGCTGGTGGGGGCTTCCTCTTTCCCTGCTCTTCATAATAGGAGCCTTGACCGAGGCTGGACTTCTTCATCAGCTGAACCTTGTCAACTCAGGGAATCTAACATTGAATACGAACTCTGTAGAGAACTGGGAGTCTTCCGGTGTGGTTCCTCCAAACCCACAGGAGGTGCTTGGCTGGCTTCTAATTGCTCTGTTTTTCATCACTCGTCTGCTGAGAGAGCTTCAGGGGGCTTGCATTATTGGAGGAGCCATGCTCAACCCACTCTACCCCAAACGGGTCACAACTGCACAGGCTTTCAGGAGGAAAACCCGTGGCCTGCGTGTTGCAGGAATCATTCGGAGGATCCTATTGAACCTTG TAAGTCCGTTGACGATGATTGCGTTCTTGTCCGTGGATGAATCTTTAGGGAAGATACACACAGCCTCTCTTGCCATTGGCTTCACTCGGGCATTCAGGATG GTGTGGCAGAGCTCTGAGGCGGCTCTACTGCAGATGGTGTTGGTGGTGATCATCAAACTTGCAGGGGGACACAGAGTTGCACACTGGCATGACTTGGGCACTACAGTACAGTTAATACTG GTCTCTCTGGTTGTGAATCGTGTCTCACAGTTTGTATGTAAGCTGAGTTTTGCTCTTACGGTGTTGATCACATCCTGGACTGAGAGTAAACAGCGTCGACAGTCAGCAGGAACTCTGCTGGCACTCAATGCTGCTTTGTGCCCACTTCTACTGGCCGTCGTGGCTCTATCTGCTCTTCTCTCTGCCCCTCTCCTTCCACTATTCACACTACCGGTGTTCCTGGTGGGATTTCCCAGGCCGCTGCGCTCATGGCCAGGCACTCCTGGCACCGCCTGCCCTTGCCCAGATTCTGTGTATTACCAGCAGCTCTGCAAAAGGCTGGCATCAGCTATAAGACCTGCACTTGCTAATGGTGCATTTG GATCCTGCACTCCAGGGTCTCATTACCTAGGCCGCTTTCAGGGTCGTCTTCTGTGGATCTCGATTCTAGAAAAGGGCTATGGCTATTGCACAGTCAACATTAAG GGTCTGGAACTACAGGAGACATCATGCCACACAGTGGAAGCTCGGCGTGTGGACGAGGTTTTCGAAGGAGCGTTTGATCACGTGGAGCGGCCAGGCCAGTGTTTCAGACTATTGAACCCTAACTGGGGTAACGCTCTTATCCCCTGCTCTCTGTTGCCCGTCAGGGTTTACTCTGATGCCCAGAGCGTTCTAACGGGAATTATTGACTCACCCGATCAcctgcgtcagctaaactctgACTTCCTCAAAACACTTGTCTGGATTCTATTGCGTTACTGTGTACAGGAATTCACATGCGGTGCTCAGCGAACTAAAGGTCAGACTTTACAGACCTCTGGACGTAAGTCACAAAGCTCCCAGCATCCTGTGCCCTCAGAGGCAGGTCCAGCTGTGATCAAAGTGGAGACTCAAGTACGCCCTGAATCCTCCTCGTCCTCTCACTTGAGGGGTCTGGACAGCTCCAGCCTGTCGTCCTTTGCTGATTGGTCAGACGAGGATGATCTGTTTGGTCCAGTCCCTGTGCGACGACCGATGAGAATGATGGTGCGGACAGATGAAGCGCAGACAGAGTTAGGGCTGGGTGTGTCTCTTCCAGGTTCTGTCGAAATCCACAGCTTGTATGAGAGCATGGCTCTGTCTTCTCTACCGACCCTTAGACCTCTGGGTCTGGGTTTGGGACTTGGCCTGCCCATTATAGataaagggaaagaaaacatccctGCACCTACTTCGACAACTGTCCGGACCAACTCCCAGCCTCTTCTCTTTACCAGCCCTCACTCAGAGCTCTTCTCTCTGCCCGCAGACTGGCGAACCGCCAACTTGGCTTCCTCTAAACTCCAGGTTTTGCGACCCTGCTTCCCAGAGGCCTGGTTCTGCTTCTGTTTATCCCAGCTGGTGCTAGAGAGTTTGGGAGAAGGAGACTTTGAGCAGGTGACGCAGGGTTTACAGGAGGACCGTGCCTTGCAAGAGCTTTATACCCAGGTGGTGCTATCATGCTGTGTGGCGCTAGGGGCAGATGCTCAGGTCTTCAGCCCAAATCTGCTGTTCAGGCTGTACTGTGGGGACGGCCCCTGGACTGAGGGGCTTGAGTGGCTCCGAGCCAATAAAGAGCTGCATCAGCTCACACTCAGAGCTTTCAG gtacAGCGTAAAACTATTGGTAGACCAGGCATCTCTTGGTCCAGTAGAGAGTCTGGATGAGCTCTACACTACTTTGCAGGATTACCATAAAAACTGGTTCATCGGCCTGGTATCAGATCGCAGTTGGCAAGATAGTGTTGTACAGGAGAAGCCCTTCCTGTTCTCTCTTGGACATGACCTCACCATG gggaCGTACACCAGCCGTGTGTTGTCCCTGCAGGAGAATCTGGTCCAAGTGGGAGCTCTAAATGAGGAGGGGGTGAGGGGCCAGTGGGCCAACCTGTCATGGGAACTATTGTATGCCACTAATGACGATGAGGAGCGCTACAGCATTCAGGCCCATCCAGTGATGCTGAGGAACCTCACTATTCAAGCAGCAGATCCGCCTCTGGGATATCCCATATACTCATCCCCTCCAATTCACCTCCGCTGCTTGTGA